From Oenococcus sicerae, the proteins below share one genomic window:
- the ppk1 gene encoding polyphosphate kinase 1 → MMLLNDNDNSKYLINREVSWIKFNDRVLAQANDQRHPLLERARFLSITQKNLDEWFMVRLASIHQMAQLHLQTREPTGLTPPEELDVISAAAGAQLRKQHSLYARSLVPMLAKDNINILEISELESSQFDWLAKYFKQEIFPILTPMADDGTRPFPFLANDSLNLGIRLVATAAKKKGKTEHYAFIQVPKNLQRVIKLPVGKVQAYVLIEDVIRVFINLLFNDYSVQEVAAFHILRDMELGIAEEDSPNLLKEVQTQLKKRERGQVIRLVAEKQMSKKLERHLQKALPLNKRRIYRVSGPVDLAFLDTLIKQVQRPELMYTPFNAKLDKTLMGSGIFKTIADHDVILQHPYDDFAPVVNLINQATDDPNTMAIKMTLYRVSDHSPIVAALGRAAEAGKQVTTLVEVKARFDEENNVHWAEELEKQGVHVMYGLPNLKVHSKMTLIIRKEAAGIKRYIHVGTGNYNDVTARLYTDISLFTANDDLADDLTQIFNYLTGYFAPENLKMAYISPNGIADRLSQLIDAEAQAQTNGKTSGIWIKANSLNDTDIIDHLISASQAGVPIHLLIRGIETLRPDIKAMTSKIKVHSIIGRFLEHSRIYRFANNGTPLTYISSADLMPRNLYRRVELLVPITDPKCESQIAEIFETMWADTVNMWKMKSDGSYLRHSKRRRRVDSQALFMGQEFVDDKFAEKFVGDK, encoded by the coding sequence ATGATGCTATTAAATGATAACGACAATTCCAAATATCTCATCAATCGAGAAGTATCATGGATCAAATTTAATGATCGTGTTTTAGCTCAAGCAAATGATCAAAGACATCCTTTGTTGGAGCGCGCTCGCTTTCTGTCGATCACGCAGAAAAATCTTGATGAGTGGTTCATGGTGCGTCTGGCTTCGATCCATCAGATGGCGCAGCTTCACCTGCAGACCAGAGAACCAACGGGTTTGACGCCGCCTGAAGAGCTAGATGTGATTTCTGCTGCGGCCGGTGCTCAATTAAGAAAACAGCATTCTTTGTATGCGCGTTCCTTGGTACCAATGTTAGCCAAGGATAATATTAATATTTTGGAAATCAGCGAATTGGAAAGTTCTCAATTTGATTGGTTGGCGAAGTATTTCAAACAAGAAATTTTCCCTATTTTGACGCCTATGGCTGATGATGGCACACGCCCCTTTCCTTTTTTAGCAAATGACAGTTTAAATCTAGGAATCCGTCTTGTCGCGACGGCAGCCAAGAAAAAAGGAAAAACGGAACACTATGCTTTTATTCAAGTACCAAAAAACTTACAGCGTGTCATTAAATTACCAGTTGGCAAGGTACAAGCGTATGTACTGATCGAAGACGTGATTCGTGTTTTCATTAATCTGCTTTTTAATGATTATAGTGTTCAAGAAGTAGCTGCTTTTCATATTTTACGTGATATGGAGCTAGGAATTGCCGAAGAGGATTCGCCGAATCTTTTAAAAGAGGTACAGACGCAGCTGAAAAAACGTGAACGTGGACAAGTTATCCGTTTGGTTGCCGAAAAACAGATGTCTAAAAAGCTGGAACGCCATCTTCAAAAGGCGTTGCCCCTCAATAAACGCCGTATTTATCGTGTTTCTGGTCCAGTTGATCTCGCTTTTTTGGATACTTTGATCAAACAGGTTCAACGTCCGGAACTCATGTATACGCCTTTTAATGCCAAATTAGATAAGACTTTGATGGGCAGTGGTATTTTTAAAACGATAGCTGATCATGATGTTATTTTGCAACACCCTTATGATGATTTTGCGCCGGTCGTGAATTTAATCAATCAGGCAACTGATGATCCGAATACAATGGCCATTAAAATGACTTTGTACCGGGTTTCGGATCATTCACCGATCGTTGCTGCTTTAGGGCGTGCTGCCGAGGCTGGCAAACAAGTGACGACTTTGGTGGAAGTTAAGGCTCGCTTCGATGAGGAAAATAATGTTCACTGGGCTGAAGAGTTGGAAAAACAAGGCGTGCATGTCATGTATGGTTTGCCAAATTTAAAAGTTCATTCAAAAATGACTTTGATCATACGCAAAGAAGCAGCCGGGATCAAACGTTATATTCATGTGGGCACAGGCAATTATAACGATGTGACGGCGCGCCTCTATACAGATATTTCCTTATTTACGGCTAATGATGATTTAGCTGATGATCTGACGCAGATCTTCAATTATTTGACCGGTTATTTTGCACCGGAAAATCTTAAAATGGCTTATATTTCACCCAATGGTATTGCTGATCGTTTATCGCAATTGATTGATGCAGAGGCGCAAGCTCAGACTAATGGCAAAACATCCGGCATTTGGATCAAAGCAAATTCTTTGAATGATACAGATATTATTGATCATTTGATCAGTGCTAGCCAGGCTGGTGTTCCGATCCATTTATTAATTCGCGGTATCGAGACGTTACGGCCGGATATTAAAGCCATGACATCTAAAATTAAGGTTCATTCGATTATTGGCCGCTTTCTAGAGCATTCTCGAATTTATCGTTTTGCTAACAATGGGACGCCTTTGACTTATATTTCCAGTGCTGATTTAATGCCGAGAAACTTATATCGCCGTGTGGAACTATTAGTACCGATTACCGATCCAAAATGCGAGTCTCAGATTGCTGAGATTTTTGAAACAATGTGGGCCGATACCGTCAATATGTGGAAAATGAAATCAGACGGCAGCTATTTAAGACACTCTAAACGCCGCCGCCGAGTTGATAGTCAAGCATTATTTATGGGGCAGGAGTTTGTTGACGACAAATTCGCTGAAAAATTTGTTGGTGATAAATAA
- a CDS encoding Ppx/GppA family phosphatase → MTKFAIIDLGSNSVRMTISQYQENGGYEVLGRFQEMVRLSAGMGKKRILQEDAINRTIQAIKNFKKEISKYDQITVRAVATAAVRQASNQKYFLDKFETALDQPLEVITGLQEAHYDYMGIIETLPIENALILDTGGASSELIMVRDKREIHGISLPVGSVNLTESYLEKDQVTAVSLFSAITALQRLFRDVSWLLEVRNFPIIAIGGSNRTLAKISRREKEIVGLPIHGYHLSSDEANQIFQQVLASNLKERGDLPGLAKARADIIVGGMLPLIKLCQYVDADQVIFSQSGLREGILFEEIQKVTGHEVLDPRVDEAADTESDEV, encoded by the coding sequence ATGACAAAATTTGCAATCATTGACTTAGGATCAAACTCTGTTCGTATGACTATTAGCCAATATCAAGAGAACGGCGGTTACGAGGTTCTTGGCCGTTTTCAAGAAATGGTCCGCTTATCGGCCGGTATGGGTAAGAAACGCATTTTACAAGAGGATGCCATTAATCGAACGATTCAAGCGATCAAGAACTTTAAAAAAGAAATTAGCAAGTACGATCAAATTACGGTTCGAGCAGTCGCCACGGCCGCTGTTCGCCAAGCATCTAATCAGAAATATTTTTTAGATAAATTCGAAACAGCTTTGGACCAGCCATTGGAAGTGATTACAGGCCTGCAAGAAGCCCACTATGATTACATGGGTATTATTGAAACTCTGCCGATCGAAAACGCACTGATTCTTGATACCGGCGGCGCTTCTTCTGAATTGATCATGGTACGCGACAAAAGAGAAATTCACGGCATTTCGTTACCAGTCGGGTCAGTCAATTTAACAGAAAGCTATTTAGAAAAAGATCAAGTAACTGCGGTTTCGCTTTTTAGCGCGATCACGGCCCTACAGCGGCTTTTTCGTGATGTTTCCTGGCTTTTAGAGGTTAGAAATTTTCCAATTATTGCGATTGGCGGATCAAATCGAACTTTGGCTAAAATTTCCCGCCGCGAAAAGGAAATAGTTGGGCTGCCGATCCATGGCTATCATCTGTCATCTGATGAAGCCAATCAGATTTTCCAGCAGGTACTAGCCAGTAATCTGAAGGAACGTGGGGATCTACCAGGCTTAGCCAAGGCTCGCGCAGACATTATTGTTGGTGGTATGCTGCCATTGATCAAACTGTGCCAATATGTTGATGCTGACCAAGTCATTTTTTCGCAATCCGGTTTGCGCGAAGGGATCTTGTTTGAAGAAATTCAAAAAGTGACCGGACATGAGGTGCTGGATCCAAGAGTAGATGAGGCGGCCGATACAGAAAGCGACGAAGTTTAG
- a CDS encoding AzlC family ABC transporter permease, with product MDSDLTLRAGIKDTIPTMFGYMGVGMAFGVVANTSHLPLLAILLMSLLIYAGSVEFVVTAMLVAGDPISAIILSAFLINSRIILMSISISQYFKRDSMRQNFFIGSLLTDETFALAMTKINQTEGRLTLAWFNTANILAYLSWILATAAGALLGSLINDAKQFGLDFALVVMFIGLLYLQIINDHSKSIQLQLTVVFAVAVMMYFFMRWLPGELALLLASILGCFLGMGLSRSHAD from the coding sequence ATGGATTCTGATCTAACGCTGCGTGCTGGAATCAAAGATACGATTCCAACTATGTTTGGCTATATGGGTGTTGGTATGGCTTTTGGTGTCGTGGCAAACACGAGCCATTTGCCATTACTAGCGATACTGTTGATGTCTTTGCTGATTTATGCAGGTTCTGTAGAATTTGTCGTCACAGCTATGCTCGTGGCCGGTGATCCAATTTCAGCGATTATTCTCTCTGCCTTTTTAATCAATTCGCGCATTATTTTAATGAGTATCTCAATTTCGCAATACTTTAAAAGGGATAGCATGCGACAGAACTTTTTTATTGGCAGCTTATTGACTGATGAAACTTTTGCTTTAGCTATGACGAAAATCAATCAAACGGAAGGCCGGTTAACGCTTGCTTGGTTCAATACAGCTAATATACTGGCTTATTTGTCTTGGATATTAGCAACCGCTGCCGGCGCGCTCTTGGGCAGTTTAATTAACGACGCTAAGCAATTTGGACTGGATTTTGCCTTAGTAGTGATGTTTATTGGTCTGCTTTATTTGCAAATTATCAATGATCATAGCAAAAGTATTCAGTTGCAGCTGACGGTAGTGTTCGCTGTTGCTGTCATGATGTATTTTTTCATGCGATGGCTGCCAGGAGAACTTGCGCTATTATTAGCCTCGATTTTAGGTTGCTTTTTAGGAATGGGATTGTCGAGATCACATGCTGACTAA
- a CDS encoding APC family permease, with amino-acid sequence MGIFKRSFRRDSLAQFAKADAHLKRVLDTKDLVALGIGTVIGTGIFILPGTEAAQDAGPAVAISFLIAAIISGISGMAYAEFASAMPVAGSAYSYGSVVYGQVVGWFLGWSLILEYFLATSAVSVGFSSYLGGLFKTNHIHGFDSWLAGPLEGGIVNLPAVILLLTILVIQMIGLSTTRWVENIFVAIKLVILAMFIVVGIFFTKPGNYIPFYPKEFQSGPFGLSGIWAATSGIFFAFIGFDTLAAHTAEVKKPKTQMAHGIIYTVLIAAVLYTLFAIVLTGMVNYKQLNVSDPASFAFTYVGQKGLSSIIGIGSMIGMFTGVLALVFASSRLIYSFGRDGLLPKFLGRISGSQHVPFNALLIAGIIEIVLAGAVPLSELASLISAGTLAAFTFVNFGILSLRKRADINNADGFQVPGYPVVPIIGGLTSLFFITQLKQETLVMFAIWTIIGLAVYFFYGIRHSKLQQDNA; translated from the coding sequence TTGGGTATTTTTAAACGATCTTTTCGTCGTGATTCGTTGGCACAGTTCGCAAAAGCCGATGCACATCTGAAACGGGTTTTAGACACGAAAGATTTGGTTGCGCTTGGCATTGGCACGGTTATTGGTACAGGAATTTTCATTTTGCCAGGAACGGAGGCAGCACAGGATGCAGGGCCAGCTGTCGCAATTAGTTTTTTAATTGCCGCAATTATTTCTGGAATTTCCGGCATGGCCTATGCAGAATTTGCAAGTGCGATGCCAGTAGCGGGTTCTGCCTATTCTTACGGTTCGGTCGTCTATGGACAAGTGGTCGGCTGGTTTTTGGGCTGGTCTTTGATTCTGGAGTATTTCTTAGCGACCTCTGCTGTTTCAGTTGGTTTTTCATCATATTTAGGCGGCCTTTTTAAAACGAATCATATTCATGGCTTTGATTCTTGGTTAGCTGGTCCTTTAGAGGGCGGTATCGTCAATTTACCGGCCGTTATTCTACTGTTAACGATTTTGGTGATTCAAATGATTGGTTTGTCGACGACACGTTGGGTGGAAAATATTTTCGTTGCTATCAAGTTAGTCATCTTGGCTATGTTTATCGTTGTGGGCATTTTCTTTACTAAACCTGGCAATTACATTCCCTTTTACCCGAAGGAGTTTCAATCTGGTCCCTTTGGTTTATCGGGCATTTGGGCGGCTACTTCGGGCATTTTCTTTGCTTTCATTGGTTTTGATACGTTGGCTGCTCATACAGCGGAAGTCAAAAAGCCAAAAACACAGATGGCGCACGGTATCATTTATACAGTGCTGATCGCAGCTGTTTTATACACCTTGTTTGCGATTGTTTTAACAGGCATGGTGAACTATAAGCAGTTAAACGTCAGCGACCCGGCGTCATTTGCCTTTACTTATGTTGGACAGAAAGGCTTGTCTTCAATCATTGGTATCGGTTCGATGATCGGTATGTTTACAGGAGTCTTAGCATTAGTGTTCGCTTCTTCGCGTCTCATATACTCTTTTGGACGAGATGGCTTATTACCAAAATTCTTAGGCAGGATCTCTGGTAGTCAACATGTGCCTTTTAATGCTTTGTTAATTGCAGGGATCATTGAAATTGTCTTGGCTGGTGCAGTGCCGCTCTCTGAGCTGGCTTCTTTGATCAGTGCGGGAACGTTGGCAGCCTTTACCTTTGTTAACTTTGGTATCCTGTCCTTGCGAAAAAGAGCGGATATCAATAATGCTGATGGCTTTCAGGTTCCTGGTTATCCAGTCGTGCCGATCATTGGCGGCCTAACAAGTCTTTTTTTTATCACGCAGCTTAAGCAGGAAACACTTGTTATGTTTGCCATTTGGACAATTATCGGTCTAGCGGTTTATTTTTTCTATGGTATTCGGCATTCGAAACTGCAACAAGATAATGCTTGA
- a CDS encoding serine hydrolase domain-containing protein — MKHFFAKSGLFLFALFLGLAIYLFQADSQHDLASTKSGQPIKDYHYIKPDLFSIDRKSNFSATRIKKSSPLATKIDAEIKTSNFSGSILLVSHNKILINKGYSYADRASAKLNTPKSLYGLASIQKSLTALLIMKQIQAGKLTLQTKLSRFYPNLPNADSTTVQNLLTMTSGLSAGSGPTALMSDSQYIDWYIQHTVQKFPVGRFHYDATNFKILAGILESITKKSYRDNLDAVFGRKFDFVNGTGFSASPDRTFSYKSFVTQKAANNGDAYLAREVATGNLFTTTGNLYLYFHELFSGKLIPPAMISQMFAKVNGFPYASGAYNEPKFYKAHGYILGYEPTVFISKDNQTTVIMLANTASKPAWQDLAEKIFWQLMTN; from the coding sequence ATGAAACATTTTTTTGCAAAATCAGGTCTTTTTCTTTTTGCGCTTTTTTTAGGTTTGGCAATTTATTTATTCCAAGCTGATTCTCAGCATGATCTGGCTTCAACGAAGTCCGGCCAGCCGATAAAAGATTATCATTATATCAAACCTGATCTTTTTTCTATTGATCGCAAATCCAATTTTTCAGCAACGAGGATAAAAAAAAGTAGCCCTCTTGCGACGAAAATCGATGCGGAAATTAAAACAAGTAATTTCTCCGGCAGCATTTTGCTTGTTAGCCATAATAAGATTTTAATAAATAAAGGTTATTCTTACGCTGATCGAGCTAGTGCTAAATTAAATACACCAAAATCCCTTTACGGTTTGGCCTCAATTCAAAAAAGTCTGACGGCTTTGCTGATTATGAAACAAATTCAGGCTGGTAAACTGACCTTGCAGACAAAATTAAGTCGTTTTTATCCTAATCTACCTAATGCCGACAGTACTACAGTCCAAAATTTGTTAACAATGACATCTGGGTTATCAGCTGGATCCGGGCCAACAGCTTTGATGAGCGATAGCCAGTACATTGACTGGTATATTCAACACACTGTTCAAAAATTCCCAGTTGGACGTTTTCATTATGATGCGACAAATTTTAAAATTTTGGCTGGTATTTTAGAAAGTATCACAAAAAAGAGTTATCGCGATAATTTGGATGCGGTTTTTGGCCGTAAATTTGATTTTGTGAATGGTACTGGCTTTTCTGCCAGTCCTGATCGAACCTTTTCCTACAAAAGTTTCGTGACGCAAAAAGCGGCTAATAATGGCGATGCTTATTTAGCACGTGAAGTGGCTACTGGAAATTTATTTACTACGACTGGCAATTTATACCTTTATTTTCATGAATTATTTTCCGGAAAACTGATTCCACCAGCTATGATTTCGCAAATGTTTGCCAAGGTCAACGGTTTTCCCTATGCCTCGGGAGCTTATAATGAACCGAAATTTTATAAAGCTCATGGCTATATTTTGGGTTATGAGCCGACCGTGTTCATCAGCAAAGATAATCAAACGACTGTCATTATGCTAGCTAATACTGCCAGCAAACCTGCTTGGCAGGATCTGGCTGAGAAAATTTTCTGGCAGCTGATGACTAATTGA
- a CDS encoding AzlD domain-containing protein, which yields MLTKVYLTIILCGLVTWLSRSLPFLLLKKVKLPSWLVDFLSFVPIAIITAILFENLLTVKNGYWPILNLDNCLAAVPSLVAGLLTKNLLVIVLVGVLAMALLRLSGTN from the coding sequence ATGCTGACTAAAGTTTATCTGACAATTATATTATGCGGTCTTGTGACTTGGCTGTCGCGGAGTCTGCCATTTTTGCTGCTGAAGAAGGTTAAACTGCCGAGTTGGTTGGTGGATTTTTTGTCTTTTGTGCCAATCGCTATTATCACGGCAATTTTATTTGAAAATTTGTTGACAGTAAAAAATGGTTACTGGCCAATTTTAAATCTGGATAATTGTTTGGCGGCTGTACCATCGCTTGTAGCTGGTCTGCTAACTAAAAATTTGCTCGTGATCGTGCTTGTTGGTGTGCTGGCGATGGCCTTATTGCGATTATCGGGAACTAATTAA
- a CDS encoding type I pantothenate kinase — protein MDNLLSIILKKYGQHHENPYVIALTGSVAVGKSTIAREIANRLAQSAAGLTVSVISVDAFIFPNQELVKRDIFQEKGFPQSYNLTALSNKIGELKKGAASVSVPVYSQSINDITVNKYEKIKAAKILIIEGVTALRIHDYDLSIYIDADTSLVYQWFLKRTLAFIDNSKQDPNSFYYPLSHMTPAKQLTLIDQTWRKTDLKNLTEFIEPMKKEADIIVHKTDRHQIDKITMTKSVSSNGPRSLKK, from the coding sequence GTGGATAATTTGCTATCGATCATTTTAAAAAAATATGGCCAGCATCATGAGAATCCTTATGTAATCGCACTGACAGGTTCTGTTGCAGTTGGCAAATCAACGATCGCTAGAGAAATTGCAAACCGTTTGGCCCAAAGTGCTGCTGGTCTGACTGTATCGGTTATTTCCGTTGACGCTTTTATTTTTCCGAACCAAGAATTAGTCAAACGAGATATTTTTCAAGAAAAAGGTTTCCCACAAAGCTACAATTTAACTGCTTTATCGAACAAAATTGGCGAATTAAAAAAAGGTGCAGCTAGTGTGAGCGTACCCGTGTATTCTCAATCGATCAACGATATCACTGTTAACAAATACGAAAAAATAAAGGCGGCCAAAATCTTGATAATTGAGGGTGTTACGGCGCTTCGAATCCATGATTATGATTTATCCATCTACATTGACGCTGATACATCACTCGTTTACCAATGGTTTTTAAAGCGTACGCTGGCTTTTATCGACAATAGCAAACAAGATCCTAACAGTTTTTATTACCCTCTTTCTCACATGACGCCAGCAAAACAGCTGACATTGATCGATCAGACCTGGCGGAAGACAGATTTAAAAAATTTGACCGAGTTTATTGAACCAATGAAAAAAGAGGCTGACATCATTGTTCACAAAACAGATCGTCACCAAATTGATAAAATAACCATGACTAAATCTGTGAGCAGTAATGGCCCAAGGAGTTTAAAAAAATGA
- the coaBC gene encoding bifunctional phosphopantothenoylcysteine decarboxylase/phosphopantothenate--cysteine ligase CoaBC: MTLFKDKHVLVIITGSIAAYKSAILVRTLIKNQAQVRVAMTESAEKFITALTFSTLTKYPVLTDIFKETDGEVAHVAWARWADFIFVVPATANFIAKIAYGLANDTASALILASSAVKIVAPAMNDQMWHNAATRRNLKQIQADGLLVIDPVVGFLAEGYDAKGHLPDVDDILDQAQVRLLAKHGQLANKKILITAGGTREALDPLRYISNRSSGKMGYALAQAAVEAGASVTLISTVELKVPFNVQLIQVTSSDDMMAAVSDHFQTADVFISAAAVSDFRPSQQQTQKIKKTGNEGLTLNLVQNPDILATVAATKKNQFVVGFAAETQDLLNYAKDKLVKKHADMIIANDVSQKGIGFNADDNQVTIIRPHERPQTLPVQSKLETARSIVTEIAKELADQLQNDFN; this comes from the coding sequence ATGACCCTTTTTAAAGATAAACATGTGCTGGTTATCATCACAGGAAGTATCGCTGCCTATAAATCAGCTATTTTGGTTCGAACATTAATTAAAAATCAAGCACAGGTTCGTGTGGCCATGACCGAGTCAGCTGAAAAATTCATCACAGCTTTAACTTTTTCGACGCTCACAAAGTATCCAGTTTTAACAGATATTTTTAAAGAAACAGATGGCGAAGTGGCTCATGTAGCTTGGGCCCGTTGGGCTGACTTTATTTTTGTCGTTCCGGCCACAGCGAATTTCATCGCCAAAATCGCATATGGGCTGGCCAATGACACTGCTTCAGCTTTGATCTTAGCTAGTTCAGCGGTTAAGATAGTAGCACCCGCCATGAATGATCAGATGTGGCACAACGCAGCCACCCGCCGTAATTTAAAACAAATCCAAGCAGATGGTCTGCTTGTGATCGATCCGGTCGTCGGCTTTTTAGCAGAGGGCTACGATGCCAAAGGACATTTGCCGGACGTTGATGATATTTTAGATCAGGCTCAAGTTCGTCTATTGGCAAAACATGGTCAACTCGCAAATAAAAAAATCTTGATCACAGCTGGTGGTACTCGAGAAGCCTTGGATCCCTTACGTTACATTAGTAATCGTTCGTCAGGAAAAATGGGCTATGCTTTAGCTCAAGCGGCTGTCGAAGCTGGTGCGTCCGTAACCTTAATTTCGACTGTCGAACTCAAAGTGCCTTTTAATGTCCAACTCATCCAAGTGACCAGCAGTGATGACATGATGGCTGCTGTGAGTGACCATTTTCAAACAGCCGATGTTTTTATTTCTGCAGCCGCTGTTTCTGATTTTCGCCCAAGTCAGCAGCAGACACAAAAAATTAAAAAAACAGGTAATGAAGGATTGACGCTGAATTTAGTTCAAAATCCTGATATTCTGGCTACGGTCGCCGCAACTAAGAAAAATCAGTTCGTGGTTGGCTTCGCTGCTGAAACGCAAGACCTGCTCAACTATGCCAAAGACAAGCTGGTCAAAAAACACGCAGACATGATCATTGCTAACGATGTTAGTCAAAAAGGTATTGGATTTAACGCTGATGATAATCAAGTCACAATTATTCGTCCTCATGAAAGACCACAGACTTTGCCAGTACAAAGTAAATTAGAAACTGCTCGTAGTATCGTCACGGAAATCGCTAAAGAACTTGCTGATCAATTGCAGAATGACTTTAATTAG
- a CDS encoding thioredoxin family protein, which produces MNFYEPEVNNDDQVQQNIKAKGRHLMFLSADWCGDCKAIKPFVQNIKDEVAKTADWFDADRDANLAIAKAQGLRGIPAFVLFVDGRQVSHIGDGERLTPKQVLNWYQQTL; this is translated from the coding sequence ATGAATTTCTATGAGCCAGAAGTAAATAATGATGATCAAGTTCAACAGAATATTAAAGCCAAGGGACGTCATCTCATGTTTCTCTCTGCGGATTGGTGCGGCGATTGCAAAGCAATTAAGCCTTTCGTGCAAAACATCAAAGATGAAGTTGCCAAAACAGCTGATTGGTTTGACGCCGATCGTGATGCCAATTTAGCCATTGCAAAAGCACAAGGCTTGCGTGGTATTCCAGCCTTTGTCTTATTCGTTGATGGCAGACAAGTTTCGCATATCGGTGACGGTGAGCGTTTAACGCCGAAACAAGTTCTGAATTGGTATCAGCAGACCCTTTAA